A single Venturia canescens isolate UGA chromosome 1, ASM1945775v1, whole genome shotgun sequence DNA region contains:
- the LOC122413416 gene encoding flocculation protein FLO11, with protein sequence MDNNMTTAAYMSGRSSSASSTGTGSSAGGAPGTGSTSDGRMAVIGVTRNVRLRRGYPGFGFSLRGGLEYGAGFYVSDVEPGGEAHKMGLRVGDQILRMNGHPVEDAVHREIALLAKHRQDLVLKIRSVGMIPVKDNPNDPVTWHMVQQQHHQQQQQQQQQQQQQQQQQQQQQQQQQQQHHHHHHQQQLQQHPLYKGTAAVAPSYNQVRLRIHVGEKGRLGCGVCRGIVPGLTVQGTREGGPARAAGLKAGDVIIWCNGQRLTNIPFERAIEVMRGADILEVVVNRPVITHPPYDHPTIRASPGYDMTRSFGPYNNPPSGIINLKGGWPMSMSTSSCSSSDWSSSSDQPPTEWSRKSNNTTVIRVNQNTNPGYLCHPAYRQNHSAAGSRLEDEEPLYDPVAPRDYESHDFDANPRDNRNCRTSYVRDNASTIYDSPPVDERNAYNIPKENGRQQENHRLGDGQSNERKSSTVTTVEVHQSACPPAPPCMPPPMPHKWQPETKQMIAMGVQMGSTLSMGSTGSTETESSLESSCGKDSASTSSSVSTSSCEPASTGSFASTTPGSVGCAIKTSEPPRVPRPCTMTNSPSPNTDLGAAITQELQRRAQQRLLNAAKAEAAREILLSEPKKTHNPEALRAQENKVTHDKLMEEFKRAHRKMFNGNPQRNQLPDQPDEKEQEKRITNGTSGGPPPPPLPASVQSSTAKSPEEDAVEMQSIESFKLKESPSPLIPKPPSTYFSLSNSGANSPTSSAGSPRHATSPAKSALHSNGYASNQSVNSNNLNRTTFDQKTKSSSGEKVASAAMPVSSFGPGKVAVRIGAYEGETKQPSRLDFLPQTPPRAPELPSTKIIPEEVVDGPVVSRLQNELAATLQRSNLRKKTEAEENTVAKSIPDCSVTPVDPIQNSSPDLENGVSLLQSNVEKLAAALSNRVTIKVSPENGSR encoded by the exons ATGGATAATAACATGACTACCGCGGCCTACAT GTCTGGACGATCGTCGAGCGCCTCGAGCACGGGGACCGGTTCATCGGCCGGTGGTGCTCCCGGAACCGGAAGCACCAGCGACGGTAGGATGGCCGTCATAGGGGTTACCAGAAATGTGCGATTGCGCCGCGGCTATCCCGGCTTTGGTTTTTCACTCAGAGGCGGCCTCGAATACGGGGCTGGATTCTACGTCAGCGATGTCGAACCCGGAGGCGAAGCTCATAAAATGGGCTTGAGG GTAGGAGATCAAATCTTACGAATGAACGGACATCCTGTTGAAGATGCCGTACATCGCGAAATCGCTCTTTTGGCGAAACATCGACAGGACTTGGTACTCAAAATTCGAAGCGTCGGCATGATACCCGTCAAAGA TAATCCCAACGATCCGGTAACGTGGCATATGGTTCAGCAGCAACATcaccaacaacaacaacaacaacaacaacaacagcagcagcagcagcagcagcaacaacaacaacaacaacaacaacaacagcaacaccaccaccaccaccaccagcaGCAACTGCAACAACATCCGCTTTACAAGGGAACCGCCGCCGTCGCCCCGTCTTACAACCAAGTCCGTCTTAGAATTCATGTTGGCGAAAAGGGACGACTCGGTTGCGGAGTTTGCAGAGGAATCGTCCCGGGTCTCACGGTTCAG GGAACTCGCGAAGGTGGACCAGCTCGGGCCGCCGGTCTCAAAGCCGGTGATGTAATAATCTGGTGCAACGGTCAACGTCTGACAAATATTCCATTCGAGCGAGCTATCGAGGTGATGCGAGGTGCCGATATTCTCGAGGTCGTTGTCAATCGACCGGTAATTACGCATCCACCCTACGATCATCCGACAATACGCGCTTCCCCCGGTTACGACATGACTCGCTCTTTTGGACCGTACAATAATCCTCCCTCTGGCATTATAAACTTGAA GGGCGGTTGGCCTATGTCAATGTCAACGAGCAGCTGTTCATCTTCCGATTGGAGCAGTTCGAGCGATCAA CCACCCACGGAATGGTCGAGAAAATCAAACAACACAACGGTTATAAGAGTCAATCAGAACACGAACCCGGGGTATTTGTGTCATCCGGCTTATCGTCAGAATCACTCTGCCGCCGGTTCGAGACTCGAGGACGAAGAGCCCTTGTACGATCCTGTCGCTCCGCGAGATTACGAGTCTCACGATTTCGACGCGAATCCGCGCGACAACAGAAATTGTCGTACTTCTTACGTTCGGGACAATGCCTCGACGATATACGATTCTCCGCCTGTCGACGAGCGTAACGCTTACAATATTCCTAAG GAAAATGGACGTCAACAGGAGAACCACCGTCTCGGCGATGGTCAGTCGAACGAAAGGAAGAGCTCGACGGTCACGACGGTGGAAGTACATCAGAGCGCTTGTCCACCGGCCCCACCGTGTATGCCACCCCCAATGCCTCACAAATGGCAGCCAG AAACAAAGCAAATGATCGCGATGGGTGTTCAAATGGGGAGCACACTGTCAATGGGAAGTACCGGATCAACGGAAACGGAATCGAGTTTGGAATCGTCTTGTGGAAAAGATTCGGCCTCGACATCCTCATCGGTATCGACGTCATCGTGCGAACCTGCGTCGACCGGGTCGTTCGCTTCGACAACACCGGGCTCCGTCGGATGTGCCATTAAAACGTCAGAACCTCCCCGAGTGCCACGACCTTGCACCATGACCAATTCACCTTCACCCAATACCGATCTTGGTGCTGCTATTACTCAAGAATTACAGAGGCGAGCACAGCAG agaCTCTTGAACGCCGCCAAGGCCGAAGCAGCGAGAGAAATATTATTGTCCGAACCGAAGAAAACGCACAATCCGGAAGCACTCAGAGCACAAGAGAATAAAGTCACGCACGACAAA TTGATGGAAGAATTCAAACGCGCCCATCGTAAAATGTTCAATGGCAATCCGCAGCGAAATCAACTTCCCGATCAGCCAGACGAAAAg GAACAGGAGAAACGAATAACGAATGGAACATCTGGCGGTCCACCTCCTCCGCCACTTCCGGCCTCGGTTCAATCGTCAACCGCGAAGAGCCCCGAAGAAGATGCGGTCGAGATGCAAAGTATCGAGTCTTTCAAGTTGAAAGAAAGCCCAAGTCCGTTGATACCTAAACCTCCGTCGACTTATTTTTCGCTGTCAAATTCAGGCGCAAATTCGCCAACCTCATCGGCCGGAAGTCCCAGGCACGCAACTTCACCGGCCAAAAGTGCGTTGCATTCCAATGGCTATGCATCGAATCAATCTGTAAATAGCAATAACCTAAATCGGACGACGTTCGACCAAAAGACCAAAAGTTCATCGGGTGAAAAAGTTGCATCGGCGGCGATGCCAGTGTCGAGCTTCGGACCGGGAAAAGTCGCCGTTAGGATCGGCGCTTACGAGGGCGAAACGAAACAGCCTTCGAGATTGGATTTTTTGCCGCAAACACCGCCCCGAGCTCCCGAATTACCATCGACCAAAATTATACCCGAAGAAGTCGTTGACGGTCCCGTTGTCTCTAGACTTCAAAATGAATTGGCTGCTACTCTACAACGCTCGAATCTtcgcaaaaaaactgaagcg GAAGAGAACACCGTCGCTAAATCAATTCCCGATTGTTCCGTGACTCCGGTGGATCCGATTCAAAATTCGAGTCCAGACCTCGAGAACGGAGTTTCCCTTCTACAGAGCAACGTTGAAAAGCTTGCAGCAGCTTTGTCCAACAGAGTGACGATAAAAGTCAGTCCTGAAAATGGTTCGCGATAA
- the Tsp74F gene encoding CD151 antigen: MGYSTAKDTCAGFMKWALFLSNITIFIGGLIVTGLAIWALVDRVSYIAELLGNDLLTGAIYVLLVGGIIVAVIAFLGCIGACREVKCMLLTYCIIMLVLFVTMFIGGVLGYVFRSKVLDVVEQQMTNSLRLTDPSTRNAWDMTQKTLHCCGVKSYRDWASKGLPIPDSCCREISAGKYFRCNTAAETPNASNIWVDGCLNSTKIYIQRHAAAMGASGIAIACVMLFCMIFSCALFNMIE; the protein is encoded by the exons ATGGGGTACAGCACGGCAAAAGATACCTGCGCCGGATTCATGAAATGGGCCTTGTTCTTGTCAAATATCACTATTTTC ATTGGTGGATTGATCGTGACCGGGTTAGCGATCTGGGCTCTGGTCGACAGGGTATCGTATATCGCTGAATTGCTCGGCAATGATTTGCTCACAGGTGCCATCTACGTCTTACTCGTCGGTGGTATAATCGTCGCTGTAATCGCTTTTTTGGGTTGTATCGGTGCCTGTCGCGAGGTCAAATGCATGCTTCTCACG TACTGTATTATAATGTTAGTGCTGTTCGTGACGATGTTCATCGGCGGGGTTCTCGGTTACGTCTTTCGTTCGAAGGTCCTCGACGTCGTCGAGCAACAAATGACAAATTCGTTGCGCCTAACCGATCCTTCGACGAGGAACGCCTGGGACATGACACAAAAAACG CTTCACTGCTGTGGCGTCAAAAGCTACAGGGATTGGGCGTCGAAGGGTTTACCAATACCGGATTCGTGCTGTCGTGAAATTTCAGCAGGAAAA TATTTCAGATGTAATACCGCAGCGGAAACTCCCAATGCGAGTAATATTTGGGTCGACGGTTGTTTGAACAGCACCAAAATTTATATTCAAAGACATGCCGCAGCGATGGGAGCTTCAGGAATCGCTATTGCCTGCGTTATG CTGTTCTGCATGATCTTCTCTTGCGCTCTGTTCAATATGATTGAATGA